From one Pseudactinotalea sp. HY158 genomic stretch:
- a CDS encoding N-acetylglucosamine kinase: MTPTVLAVDLGKTRCRLLLTPTGARPVGTTVDGDLGIAAPGASARIADLIVSAYEGLREVAAPTAVSVGAAGVLAAPESGSDLARALAGRFRCPVAVASDAITAHLGAFGGGPGVVLIAGTGATAVGVAATGRVRVVDGAGPEIGDLGSGGWLGRQGAMAAVRAAQGAAPPTAVTELVAAAIPGGLPALPRWSMGGEGDSPARRLATFAPLVLAAAEDGDRTAIGLVDLAVGHLSASARAAAPDEPGCPVAVVGGVADAPWFAARLEAGLRDSGLTPRPPAGTALDGALLAASHTTLPHERRIHRA, from the coding sequence ATGACCCCAACGGTGCTCGCCGTCGACCTGGGCAAGACCCGGTGCCGGCTGCTGCTCACCCCGACCGGAGCGAGACCGGTGGGGACGACGGTGGACGGCGACCTCGGGATCGCCGCCCCCGGGGCGTCGGCGCGGATCGCCGACCTCATCGTGAGCGCCTACGAGGGTCTGCGCGAGGTCGCGGCGCCGACGGCCGTCTCGGTCGGGGCCGCCGGGGTGCTCGCCGCACCCGAGTCGGGCAGCGACCTCGCCCGTGCGCTCGCGGGCCGCTTCCGGTGCCCCGTGGCCGTCGCCTCGGACGCGATCACGGCCCACCTCGGCGCCTTCGGCGGCGGACCGGGGGTCGTGCTCATCGCCGGCACCGGCGCGACCGCGGTCGGCGTCGCGGCGACGGGGCGGGTGCGGGTGGTCGACGGCGCCGGACCGGAGATCGGCGACCTGGGATCCGGCGGCTGGCTCGGCCGGCAGGGGGCCATGGCCGCGGTGCGCGCGGCCCAGGGAGCCGCCCCGCCGACCGCGGTGACCGAGCTCGTGGCGGCGGCCATCCCCGGCGGATTGCCCGCCCTGCCCCGCTGGTCGATGGGAGGCGAGGGCGACAGTCCCGCCCGGCGGCTCGCCACGTTCGCCCCGCTCGTGCTCGCCGCCGCCGAGGACGGCGACCGGACGGCGATCGGGCTCGTCGACCTCGCCGTCGGCCACCTGAGCGCCTCGGCCCGGGCGGCGGCACCGGACGAGCCCGGCTGCCCGGTCGCCGTCGTCGGGGGAGTGGCCGACGCCCCCTGGTTCGCTGCCCGCCTCGAAGCCGGCCTGCGCGATTCCGGCCTGACGCCCCGGCCCCCGGCCGGAACCGCGCTCGACGGCGCCCTGCTCGCCGCATCCCACACGACCCTTCCCCACGAGAGGCGGATCCACCGTGCCTGA